Genomic DNA from Alphaproteobacteria bacterium:
CTCACCGATATCAAAACCTGGTTCAAATATGCCTATGTCTTTTATGCCCTTGTTTTGGGCCTATTGCTTATTGTTGAAATCAAAGGGCATATCGGCATGGGAGCACAACGCTGGATTAAGATTGGATTCTTTGTCATTCAGCCCTCTGAATTGATGAAACCCGCTCTTGTCTTAGTACTCGCACGCTATTTCAATTCACTGAACCTTGATCGGGATCGTCGTCTTTTTCTATTGATTCCGCCGATTCTGCTCATTATTTTGCCTGTTTGCTTGGTTCTTTTACAGCCCAATCTTGGAACGGCCATGCTCTTGATTTTAACATCGCTTGCCATCTTTATTCTTGCGGGCTTCCCGCTTTGGAAGCTCATCGTTTGCGCTGTACCAATTGGTGCTGCGATTCCAATCATTTGGTCTAAAATGCACAATTACCAAAAGCAGCGCGTTCTAACCTTTCTTGACCCTGAAAACGATCCTTTAGGCGCTGGCTACAACATCATTCAATCAAAGATTGCTCTAGGATCCGGCGGGATTTTCGGCAAGGGTTTCATGAATGGAACGCAAGGACAGCTGAAATTCCTGCCAGAAAAACACACCGATTTTATTTTTGTGATTTGGGCTGAGGAATTCGGCATGATTGGCGCCACGTTTCTACTGCTGCTTTTTGTGGCTCTGATCACTTATTCATATGTTTTAGCTTTTAACTGCAGACATCAATTTGGGCGCCTGGCATCCTTGGGCATTGGCACTACCATATTTCTCTATATCATTGTGAATACATCCATGGTGATGGGATTGATTCCTGCTGTTGGAATCCCGATGCCGCTTGTATCATATGGCGGAACAGCGCAGCTCACCATTATGATATGCATTGGCCTGCTGCTCAGCATTTCTTTACACAGAAATAGCTATATTTCACGGGGCGTTTAAAAGGTTAATATGACTCTGACTCAAAAGAGGCGAATAATACATCCCCACACCATTAAATCTTGATTTGTGATAATTTTTAATTTATTATGCCTTTATTCATTTTTATCAGGAAATTCTTATGTCACACATTAGAGAGATTCATTCGCTATCTTCTTTTTCTTCTGCCGTGATCCCTCCTCACGACGCTAAATTCAAGGACCGCAAGGTTAAAAGTGACACAGAACTTGAAGTCATGCACGTCAGAATTAAGTCTCTTATTGCACAAGGAAAATGGTTTTTACAGGAGCCAATACTATTAACGCTACGTCACGTTAATATTGATGCTTTTAACCGCTATATCGATGCCTTTACAAGCCTCACATCTTTAGGCCCTTCAAGTTTAGATATAAAAAGTAAACTCGTCTATGGGAAAGACTATGCAGCCCTCTCCCTTATACAGAAAAAAAATCTCGAAATATTCGGGGATCTTTCAGATTATAACGTCAAATATCAAGCTAAATTGCATCTATCTACGCTTACAAGTGTCTATAGAGAATCAATTGATCAGGTGAAAACAAATTTCTCCTTTGAGTGCTTTGATAACAAACATGATTTTTACCGCCATCTCCTGGTATTCAACAATAGAACATTAGAAACAAAACAAGAGCTTAAATCTTCATATTGTCGGTATCGTGATCACCAAAAACAGATAAAAGCAATTAAGGCTCACCAATCTGAATGCATCATCAGTGACTTCCTTATAGTCCTTCCTCTTGAAATTGGACAACTCATCCACTTACAAAAACTCTGTATTAGCAAAAATCAATTGATATCATTACCTCCTCAAATTGGACAACTTCATCAATTAAGGATTTTGTCTCTTAGGAATAATACATTGACCTCACTACCTCCTGAGATAGGACAGCTTCATCAATTAGAGGTACTGTCTCTTGCTCAGAACACATTGACCTCACTACCTCCTGAGATTGGACAGCTCTCTGAATTACAAAACCTGGACATTTCAGAATGTCAACTCACATCGCTACTTCCTGAAATTGGACATCTGTCAAAATTACAAGAACTGAATCTAAGAGGCAACCAGCTTTCTTCAATCCCTGTTGAACTTGGGCATCTGCCTCAATTACAAAAACTGTATCTTTTTCATAATCAGCTCACTTCATTACCCTCTGAAATTGGACAACTCTCAAGATTACAATTACTAAGCCTGACAAGAAACCAACTCTCCTCACTACCGACTGAATTTGGACAACTCTTACAGCTACAAGAATTGCTTGTCGGAAACAATCAACTCAGCTCCGTGCCAGCCACAATAGGACAGCTCACTCAGTTAACTAAGCTTGATTTGTCTATCAACCGAATATCCTCAATCCCATCTGAAATAGGGCAGCTTGTGCAACTCACAATGCTCGATCTTTCTTGTAACGCGCTCACGGCACTGCCGCCTGAGATCAAAGAACTCTCACAATTACTACTGCTTAGCATAGGAAGCAATTCAAAACTCATCAAACTACCAGCTGGTTTAGAAAGGCCTGATCTCTGGATTAAGATGTAGAGGCGTTTAAAACAAACGCAGCAATCTATCTTCCCAGAAGAAGTTGTCTTGGTTCCACATGGAAACCAAAGGTACGCCCATGCGGCAATAGGCTTTTTCAGCATTAAAATCAATGGCAGCGTGCGGATATT
This window encodes:
- a CDS encoding leucine-rich repeat domain-containing protein, which produces MSHIREIHSLSSFSSAVIPPHDAKFKDRKVKSDTELEVMHVRIKSLIAQGKWFLQEPILLTLRHVNIDAFNRYIDAFTSLTSLGPSSLDIKSKLVYGKDYAALSLIQKKNLEIFGDLSDYNVKYQAKLHLSTLTSVYRESIDQVKTNFSFECFDNKHDFYRHLLVFNNRTLETKQELKSSYCRYRDHQKQIKAIKAHQSECIISDFLIVLPLEIGQLIHLQKLCISKNQLISLPPQIGQLHQLRILSLRNNTLTSLPPEIGQLHQLEVLSLAQNTLTSLPPEIGQLSELQNLDISECQLTSLLPEIGHLSKLQELNLRGNQLSSIPVELGHLPQLQKLYLFHNQLTSLPSEIGQLSRLQLLSLTRNQLSSLPTEFGQLLQLQELLVGNNQLSSVPATIGQLTQLTKLDLSINRISSIPSEIGQLVQLTMLDLSCNALTALPPEIKELSQLLLLSIGSNSKLIKLPAGLERPDLWIKM
- the rodA gene encoding rod shape-determining protein RodA, whose amino-acid sequence is MYVLYSGKIGDISPLAKLKYLNWEIVFLASLISSIGFLSLYSASGGDWYEWSHPQFLRYLFTLCIMFIVALTDIKTWFKYAYVFYALVLGLLLIVEIKGHIGMGAQRWIKIGFFVIQPSELMKPALVLVLARYFNSLNLDRDRRLFLLIPPILLIILPVCLVLLQPNLGTAMLLILTSLAIFILAGFPLWKLIVCAVPIGAAIPIIWSKMHNYQKQRVLTFLDPENDPLGAGYNIIQSKIALGSGGIFGKGFMNGTQGQLKFLPEKHTDFIFVIWAEEFGMIGATFLLLLFVALITYSYVLAFNCRHQFGRLASLGIGTTIFLYIIVNTSMVMGLIPAVGIPMPLVSYGGTAQLTIMICIGLLLSISLHRNSYISRGV